The Dehalococcoidia bacterium DNA window GCGCCCGCCGGCTGATCGTCGCGATGGAGCACACGACGCCGCAGGGCCGGCCGAAGATCCTGCGCCGCTGCACCTATCCGCTCACGGCGCAGCGCTGCGTCGATCTGATCGTTACCGACCTCGCCGTGATCGAGGTCGATGCCGTCGGCCTGCTGCTGCGCGAGCTGGCGCCCGGCGTGAGCGCGGCCGAAGTCGAGGCGCTGACCGAGGCGCCGCTGCGCCACGCGCCGGATCTGCAAGAGATGCGCCTGTAGCGAGGCCGGGCCACGCAGTGCGACGCGGGATCAGGCCGCACACCGCGATTGCGAAGCGGTGGCGCAGCGGCTATTCTGTATCGTGCCGGCAAGGTCTGCGACCGGCAGGTAGTCTGCTGCACCATGCCGGCTGCAACAGGCTGCAACAAAACAGGCTGCAACAAAAGGAGCACGTACCGCTCACATGCTGATTGTCACTCCCAAAGACGGCGAATCCGGAGAACAGCTCCTCGCCCGCTTCACCAAGATCGTTCAGCGAGACGGCATCCTGCGTGAGGTGAAGCGCCGCCGGCACTTCATCTCGAATCACGAAGCCGAGCGCCTCGTGAAGCAGAAGGCCGCGCGCAAGCGCGCCCGCGCCGCGCGCAAGGCCGCCGAGCGCGCCGCCCGCCAGCGCTGACTCCGCGCTCCTCCGCTGAAGCGACCGCCCCGGCAGCGGCCGGCATGGGTACCGCCCCGTGATCTGCTGCCCGCCCGATCGGCGCGCGACGGCGCCTGCTTCGTGCTCGGCTATTGCACATCTGCACACACATGCTGACAATACGGTGCGATGCGAAGAGCGAAACGACGACGGCGCCGAGCGCCCGAAGCCGCGGCCGGCATACTTGTGCTCGCCTTGCTCGGCATCGGCGCGCTGGCCGTGACGGCGATGCAGCGGCTGACTGCAATGCCGCCGGCTGCCGCGGCGTCGGGCGTCGCGGCGCCCGCGGCCGGCAACACGATTACCGGTCTCGCCACCTTCTACGCCGATGACTTCGAAGGGCGGATCATGGCCGATGGCCACCCCTTCGAGATGGACGACCCGACGATCACCGCCGCCAACGCCTGGCCGCTCGGCACCCGCCTGCTGATCCGGCGTGCGCCCGGCAGTCCCTGGGACGCCTCGCTGACCGCGGCTGAGCGCAAGCGCTACTTCGGTAACACGATCGTCGTGACCGTGCGCGACCGCGGGCATTTCACCCACGCGCTCGACCTGAGCCGCGCCGCCTTCGCCGAGCTTGGCCGGCCCGACGAAGGCGTAATCCGTCTCTTCATCGAACCGATCGGCACGATAGTGCACTAGCCTGTGGCGGCGGCGGAGCGCGACGGTGACGACGGCTGCCTTCGCAGACGGTCAACTCTACACGGATCGCGAGTTCGCGGGGCTCGACGCCGTCGCGCAGACCTGCACGGCGATCGAGTTCGAGGGCTGCGCGTTCGTGCGCTGCAGCTTCAACGAGACGCTGTTT harbors:
- the rpsU gene encoding 30S ribosomal protein S21, which codes for MLIVTPKDGESGEQLLARFTKIVQRDGILREVKRRRHFISNHEAERLVKQKAARKRARAARKAAERAARQR
- a CDS encoding septal ring lytic transglycosylase RlpA family protein gives rise to the protein MRRAKRRRRRAPEAAAGILVLALLGIGALAVTAMQRLTAMPPAAAASGVAAPAAGNTITGLATFYADDFEGRIMADGHPFEMDDPTITAANAWPLGTRLLIRRAPGSPWDASLTAAERKRYFGNTIVVTVRDRGHFTHALDLSRAAFAELGRPDEGVIRLFIEPIGTIVH